TTCGCGCGCTGACGGCTCCAGGTCCACGGTTGCGTCGAATACCGCGTGCAAACGCAGCCATTGCGCGTCTGCCTCGGGATCTGGGGTATGCAAGACGGAGTCCGACATCTGGCGTCTCCGGCGTGATCAGCGGAAGGCCGCCAGTTCGCGGGCCAGCCAGGCGCGAGCCAGTCGCCAGTCACGCAACACGGTGGATTCGCTGATGCCGAGCACCTGCGCGGTGTCCGGCACACTGAGCCCACCGAAGAACCGTGCTTCCACCAACTGCGCCTGCCGTGGTGAACGCTGCGCCAATCGCTCCATGGCGGCATCCAGCGCTATCAGTCCTTCGGCATCGAGTGCGGCGTTTGCCGATTCGGCGTCGAATGTGACATGCCACGCCGATGCGTCGCGCTTGCCGGCCATGCGCCGTCTGGCCGCCTCGATGAGCACCTGGCGCATGGCGCGTGCCGCGATGCGCTGAAAATGCAGAGGCGAGGTGTTGGCCACCTGGGGGGTGCGCGCCAGCTTGAGCCACGCCTCGTTCACGAGCGCAGTTGGCGTGATGGATGCACCCGGATCGCTGCGGCGCACCGCTGCCGCGAGGCGCCGCAGCTCTTCGTAGGTCACGCTGAACAGATGATCGAGTTCTTTGCGATCCGGCGCATCGACGGGCATTCGCTGAACTTGCGGGCTGGCTCCGCAATCCGCGAGCCATACAGCGCACCAGCCCTGACAGCTCAGCGGGTGGAGATATCGAACGCGCCGTTGCTGACAGTGACGCGGTTTGTGAATCCCGCGCCGTTGCTTGGCGCCGGCGCCAGTACGAGTGAGAACGTACCCGCGAGTCGTGTGGCGGTGACGGTGGTGAAGGTGATCGAACCCGAGCCGGCACCAGCGGCACTGTTGAGGTTGGTGTACCAGAGATTGGGCGCCGAAGCGTAGGTGCCGATACCCGAGTAACCGCTGCCGGGGGGTTGGGACTGCGCTGCGGCATCCAAAGCGTAGGTGCCCGGTGTAATGGGGGTCAGCCGTCCGATGGTGATGAGCACCTGCTGCACACGCGTGGCTGTGCCGTCCACGCAGCCCACGCCAGATATCTGCACGATGTTCGGGCCAAGGGCGGTAGCGTTCTGGATGGTGGCCTGGGTACTGAAGTTGGCGGTGAAGGCGGCGCCATTGAGCTGAGCCGTCATGGTGCCGGTTGGTGGCGTAATGGCGCAGTTGGTACTGGGACCAGTTGGCGTCCCGGTGCTGCTGCCAGGGTTGTCATCACCACCACCGCATGCCGCGGCAAGCAGCGCGATCAGCACAGGCGGCAGAACCCCGCGTGACAGACGCCGCGGGAGATTTCTCATCAGAACTTCCATGTGGCCCCCACGGAGAGCGTACCGTAGCCAAAACCCAGTTGTCCTTGCGCGGCGAACTTCTCGGTGAAAAACCAACGTGCACCCACCTGACCGGCGATGTCAGTACCGCTGGCACTCGCACTGGCCGACCCGAGTCCCGTCACCGTGGCGTTGACGACTGAATACACCAACGCCAATCCCGCATACGGGTCGAGCTTTGGCTGCGACTTGACCGCGAAGTGGTAGTTGGAGAATGCCTGGATGGGCACCACGGAGTACTCGTACTTGCCGCCGGGATAGGTGAAGTCCCATGAATACCAATCGACACCGAGACCGGCGGAGATGACGCCTGGTCCGTACTTGCCCGGCGCGGTCAGACCTTTTTCAGCCTGCACGCCGATGGCGGTGGCCCCATTGAGGTTTCCGGTCCAGATACGCGGCCCAGCGTAGACGGCGCCGGTAGCAAAACCCTGCGCTTCGGCGACCGCGGTTGCGGCGAAACTGTTCAGCAGAAGGAGCGCCGCGATGGTGGGAGCACGAAGGCGTGAGCGGGAGGCAGGCATGGGCACACTCGGCGAGGGATTCAGAGGGAGGGGCGGAATGCCGGTACGACGTCCGACCATCTGCATTGCGCAATCGCGCGGAAAACCCCGTCATCCGACCTGCACTAAGGCCAATCGGGGCACCGATGCTCAGGTGCCCCGACGCTTGAACCCCTCTCGCACGCATCCCGCGACGGCGCGCTACCGGCCAGCGTGACGCGACGGCTTACCCTACGGCGTCACAGCCCTCGGCGCCGGTCCTTCAGTCTTGCTGCGCACGATCTCCGGCTGGCCCGCCGCTTTGAGCATGGCGTTGATGCGCGGCAACTGCAGCGTGATGAAGCGTTCCATGCGCGCCAGCTCACCGTCGGTCTTGGGCGCCAGCACGTTCCACACGTCGTAGGCCTGCTTGGCCGGCCGACGCTCGCCGCTCATGACGAAGCCCATCAACCCGGCCAACTGATCGTTGAGGCGAATGGGGAAGTTGAGCGGATCCTGACCGCTCTGGTTCTTCGTCTGATACAGCGAGTCTTCCACGACGTTCAACGAATCAGCCAGACGCTTGGCCAGCGGCGCGAAAGCCGGCACGGCCGTCATCTTCTCCGTGCGATCGGTGAGATCACGCTTGAGGTTGCGACTTTCGATCACACCCTGGTTGGCCGCGGTAATCTTGTCGCGAATCTGCAGGGCGAAGCGCACCTGTTCCTTGAGATCGGCTTCCGTCGCGTCACTGCGCGGATCGGGCAGCACACGGAACTCGTAGCTCACCGGCGCACTGTTGCCGGCCGTCATGCGCACGCGGTACGCGCCGGGCGCCATGGAGGGCCCGTTGCCACGACCGGCCCAGGTGATCATGCCGCGGAACGTCACCGCATCCGGATGCCGCATCGTGTAGGTGAAGCGGTTGACGCCCTTGCGGTTGCCGGGCTTGGGCGGCGCCGGCGGCGTGAAGCCCATCTCGGCGAAACGAGGATCGGCCGCAGCGCGCGTGGTATCGTTGCTGGCAGCCGTGCCCACCAGCTTGCCGGCGGCATCGTAGAACTCGAACTTGACCACCAGACTGTCAGCCGGCAGGCGATACGTGAACGTGGGCTGCGTCTGTCCGTTCAGGCGATACACCGGCACCGGCTTGTAGAGATACGGCGCATTGCCGGCCACGGCCGCGGCGCTGTCAGCCCAACGCAGACTGGTGAGATTCTCCATCACCCAGAAGGCGCGGCCGTGCGTGGCAATGGCCAGGTCATCATCACGCAGCAGCATGTCGTGCACGGGCACCGGCGGCAGGTTCTTCTGCAGGCTCTGCCAGGTCGCGCCGGCATTGTAGCTCACCCACACGCCGCGTTCAGTGGCGGCATACAGCATGCCGGGACGATGCAGGTCTTCACGAATGGCGCGCGTGAAGTGATCGGCCGTGATGCCGCTGGTGATCTTCGTCCAGGTCACGCCGTAGTCCGTAGTCTTGAACAGGTAGGGCGTGAAGTCGTCGAGCTGATAGCGATTGCCGGCCACATAGGCCGTGCCGGGCGCGTGCTGCCCGGCCTCGATGATGCTCCAGCGCATCCACTCGGGCAGACCCTTGGGTGTGACGTTCTTCCAAGTGACGCCATTGTCGCGCGACACATGAATGAGCCCATCGTCGCTGCCGGTCCAGATCAAACCTTTCACCAGCTTCGACTCGGCCAGGGTGAACACCGTGCCGTAGTACTCGACACTGGTCTGGTCCTTGGTGATGGGACCGCCGGAGGGACCGAGTGTGCGCGGATCGTTGCGCGTGAGGTCACGCGAAATGGGCGTCCACGACATGCCGCGATCAGTGGAGCGGAACACCACGTTGGAACCCACATAGATCGTGTTCGGATCGTGCGGCGAATGCACGATGGGATAGGTCCACTGGAAGCGGTACTTGCTGTCCTTGGCGTCGTGGCCCATGGGGTTGAGTGGCCACGGGTCGAGCGACAGGCTCTTGCCGGTGCGACGGTTCAGCATGTCCATGCTGCCACCGTAGTTGGCGCCGTAGGTGATGTCCGGATCGCGCGGATCGCTGCTCACGTAGCCACTTTCGCCGCCCGCCACGCCATAAAACTCACTGAATCCGCTGGGAGCGGCCGCCGGCGCGGCGCCACCACCAAATCCGCCGAATCCACCACGTCCGCCACCAGCTGCCGCGCGCACCGGCCCGCAACTCGAGCCGGCGTCCTGCTTGGCGCCGCACACGTGGTAGGGGAAGTGATTGGTGAGGTGTACGTGATAGTACTGACCGGTGGGCGCAGCCACACGCTGGCTGGTCTTGCCGCCGTCCTTGGTGACGATGAGCCCATTGTCGTGCGCGACCGCGATGCGCTCCGGGTTGGTGGGATCAATCCAGATGTCGTGATTGTCCCCGCCACCAAATCCGCGGCGGAAGGTCTTGCCGCCATCACGCGACACCAGCGGACTGACCTGCGGGCCATACACCACGTTCGTGTCCTTCGGGTCAGCGTACAGCTTGCTGTAGTACCAGGCGCGCTGCCGCAGATTGCGGTCGCCCGTCATGAACTGCCAGGTCGCGCCGGCGTCGTCGCTGCGGTACACGCCACCGTTGGGCTCGTGCTCGATGATCGCCCAGAGGCGGCTCGGCTTGGCCGGACTCACGGTGATGCCAATGGCACCCAGTGGCCCGCTCTGCGGCAGTCCCGGGTTGCGCGTAAGCTCCGTCCACGTATCGCCGCCGTCCGTGCTCTTGAAGATGCCGCTGTGCATGCCGCCGCTCACGAGCTGCCACGGCTTGCGGCCCACCTCCCAGAAGGTGGCGTAGATGATGCGCGGATTGCTCGGATCGAGAATCATGTCCGCCACACCGGTGCTGTCGTTGCGGAACAGGATGTTCTTCCACGTCTTGCCACCATCGGTGGTGCGGAACACGCCGCGGTCCTTGTTGGGACCGAAGACATGACCCAGGGCGCCCACATACACGATGTCGGGATTGCCCGGGTGAATGAGCACGCGCGCGATGTACTGCGTTTCCTTGAGACCCATGTACTGCCAGGTCTTGCCGGCGTCCGTGCTCCTCCACACGCCGTCACCGTGACTCACATTGCCGCGAATGGGAGTCTCGCCACCACCCACCCACACCACATCGGGATTGCTCTGCTGCACCGCAATGCTGCCGATGGTGCCGCCGAAGTAGGCGTCGGTCACGGGCGCCACGGTCTTGCCGCCATCGGTGGTCTTCCAGACGCCACCACCGGTGGTGCCCATGTAGTACTCATCGGGCCGGGCCGTGCTGCCGGCCACCGCGGTCATGCGCCCCGCCTGATTGGGGCCGAGGTTGCGCCACTTCACGTCGAAGGACGTGTCGGCGGATGCCGACGCGCCGGCCTGTGGGCGTTGCGCGAAGGCCGACGTACTGGGAGACACCAGCGAAACGGCCAGTGCCGCGGTCGCGACGCGACGTGCGGTGGCCAGGGTGGTGGGCGGAATGGAAGTCACGCGAAGCGGGGTGGGAGTGGTCGACGGGCGAACTCCCTACGCAACGCTATCGAGCTGGACTTGGCAAGCGTTATCGCGCCGGACCAAGGGGGTTCACGCAACCCATCAGCCTACCGCCAACTGGAACGGGTACAAACAGCGCGTCGTATGCGATCAGCGCCGGGGCGTCAGAAAGCGCAGCACTTCCGACTGGAACGATGCGGCATGTGGCCCGAATATGGGGACATGGTCGCCGTTGGGCACGATCCACAACTGCCCCTTGGTCAACCCAGCGTACGTGGCAGCCGGAATGCGCACGGGAAAGAAGGGGTCGCGATCACCGTGCACCACCAGCGTTCGTGCCGTGATGCGGCGCAGGTCCTGCTCGGTGAGGTTCATGTCGTCTCGACTGTCCTTGAACCCGTGAAACGTCCGGACGAGATCCAACATCTGCGGCTCACCTCGTGCGACACAGGCCCGCAGTTCAGCCACCACATCGGGTGGGATGGCATCGAGCGAGGTGGTTTGCGCCATGATGGCACGCGCTTCATCGGGGAAATGCGTGGTGGCCCCGATGAGCACGAGCGACTCAAACCGATTCGGCTGCGACATCGCCGCATGCAACAAGGTCATGCCGCCGCTGCTGATGCCGAGCGCCCGCACGCGCGACAGCCCCAGCTGGTCCAGCAGGCCCAGCAGATCCCGACCCGTTTGTCGGTGTGAATACTGCTTGTCTGGAAACGAGGAGCGTCCGTGACCACGCAGGTCAGGCACGATGAGTTGAAACCGTTCGGCCAACCGTTCGATATGCGGCGCCCAGGTTGCGCCACACCCGAAGAAGCCGTGCAGCAGGACGAGTGGCGGACCGGAGCCGAGGGTTTCCACGTAGAGGTCGGCGCCGTTTATACGGTGCAACGCGGAGGTGGCCGACGGCAGACGGGGAGTACGCTGGGCAACCGCCTCGTCGGCCGGGAACCCTGACTGAATCAGGCACAGGGACATCGCCGTCACCCAGACCGGCACGCAACCACGTCGTGTACGCACACGTTCTCCTGTAATTGCCGAAAATTCAGAGGAACCGATGGCGGGTCCAAAGTAGCTCTGCGGGTCGCTGGGCGCTTGCGGTAAGCGTGGG
This portion of the Gemmatimonas sp. UBA7669 genome encodes:
- a CDS encoding ECF-type sigma factor codes for the protein MPVDAPDRKELDHLFSVTYEELRRLAAAVRRSDPGASITPTALVNEAWLKLARTPQVANTSPLHFQRIAARAMRQVLIEAARRRMAGKRDASAWHVTFDAESANAALDAEGLIALDAAMERLAQRSPRQAQLVEARFFGGLSVPDTAQVLGISESTVLRDWRLARAWLARELAAFR
- a CDS encoding WD40/YVTN/BNR-like repeat-containing protein, translated to MTSIPPTTLATARRVATAALAVSLVSPSTSAFAQRPQAGASASADTSFDVKWRNLGPNQAGRMTAVAGSTARPDEYYMGTTGGGVWKTTDGGKTVAPVTDAYFGGTIGSIAVQQSNPDVVWVGGGETPIRGNVSHGDGVWRSTDAGKTWQYMGLKETQYIARVLIHPGNPDIVYVGALGHVFGPNKDRGVFRTTDGGKTWKNILFRNDSTGVADMILDPSNPRIIYATFWEVGRKPWQLVSGGMHSGIFKSTDGGDTWTELTRNPGLPQSGPLGAIGITVSPAKPSRLWAIIEHEPNGGVYRSDDAGATWQFMTGDRNLRQRAWYYSKLYADPKDTNVVYGPQVSPLVSRDGGKTFRRGFGGGDNHDIWIDPTNPERIAVAHDNGLIVTKDGGKTSQRVAAPTGQYYHVHLTNHFPYHVCGAKQDAGSSCGPVRAAAGGGRGGFGGFGGGAAPAAAPSGFSEFYGVAGGESGYVSSDPRDPDITYGANYGGSMDMLNRRTGKSLSLDPWPLNPMGHDAKDSKYRFQWTYPIVHSPHDPNTIYVGSNVVFRSTDRGMSWTPISRDLTRNDPRTLGPSGGPITKDQTSVEYYGTVFTLAESKLVKGLIWTGSDDGLIHVSRDNGVTWKNVTPKGLPEWMRWSIIEAGQHAPGTAYVAGNRYQLDDFTPYLFKTTDYGVTWTKITSGITADHFTRAIREDLHRPGMLYAATERGVWVSYNAGATWQSLQKNLPPVPVHDMLLRDDDLAIATHGRAFWVMENLTSLRWADSAAAVAGNAPYLYKPVPVYRLNGQTQPTFTYRLPADSLVVKFEFYDAAGKLVGTAASNDTTRAAADPRFAEMGFTPPAPPKPGNRKGVNRFTYTMRHPDAVTFRGMITWAGRGNGPSMAPGAYRVRMTAGNSAPVSYEFRVLPDPRSDATEADLKEQVRFALQIRDKITAANQGVIESRNLKRDLTDRTEKMTAVPAFAPLAKRLADSLNVVEDSLYQTKNQSGQDPLNFPIRLNDQLAGLMGFVMSGERRPAKQAYDVWNVLAPKTDGELARMERFITLQLPRINAMLKAAGQPEIVRSKTEGPAPRAVTP
- a CDS encoding alpha/beta fold hydrolase, which encodes MSLCLIQSGFPADEAVAQRTPRLPSATSALHRINGADLYVETLGSGPPLVLLHGFFGCGATWAPHIERLAERFQLIVPDLRGHGRSSFPDKQYSHRQTGRDLLGLLDQLGLSRVRALGISSGGMTLLHAAMSQPNRFESLVLIGATTHFPDEARAIMAQTTSLDAIPPDVVAELRACVARGEPQMLDLVRTFHGFKDSRDDMNLTEQDLRRITARTLVVHGDRDPFFPVRIPAATYAGLTKGQLWIVPNGDHVPIFGPHAASFQSEVLRFLTPRR